A window of the Alnus glutinosa chromosome 4, dhAlnGlut1.1, whole genome shotgun sequence genome harbors these coding sequences:
- the LOC133865996 gene encoding uncharacterized protein LOC133865996 translates to MCTIQGSPKKTRLQTVLLPEPDKELRNQLLTDCIVCNHDRSYLSGISPSISEPVLLPIAQMLLENHWEYLYNCACQAFPRLVRKFYGHMIVTQDDSHGLIMQTMVRGQTILIGPQLISSVIGVPVLPVSGVPFPDEAPSIDFLHDFFGMRPQREDKSHSQINIGAFAPMHQFLAKIVVTNIWPQARWSKLTLKKATLLYVIVMRTPFCLCKHILHTMLEVRDKKNMSLSFGCLVFKSV, encoded by the exons atgtgcactattcaaggctcccctaag AAAACACGTCTTCAGACGGTTCTCCTCCCTGAGCCAGACAAAGAATTGAGGAATCAGTTACTGACCGATTGCATCGTATGCAATCACGACAGGTCCTATTTGAGCGGAATTTCTCCGAGCATATCTGAGCCAGTTCTGCTTCCTATTGCTCAGATGCTCCTGGAGAACCACTGGGAGTACCTTtacaattgtgcctgccagGCCTTTCCCAGACTAGTGCGGAAATTTTATGGCCATATGATTGTCACTCAGGATGATAGTCATGGACTGAttatgcagactatggtcagaggccagACTATTCTGATAGGCCCCCAGCTTATTAGTTCAGTGATCGGGGTCCCTGTTTTGCCAGTCTCTGGAGTTCCAtttcctgatgaggctcccagcattgatttTCTTCATGACTTCTTTGGGATGAGACCACAGCGtgaggacaagtcccactcccagatcaacatcggtgccttCGCTCCTATGCAccaatttttagcaaaaattgtGGTGACAAACATCTGGCCTCAAGCTCGGTGGAGtaagcttactctcaagaaggccacccttctataTGTCATTGTGATGCGGACTCCAttttgcctatgcaagcatatcttgcatactatgctcgaggttcgcgATAAGAAGAACATGAGTCTGTCATTTGGGTGTCTGGTCTTCAAATCTgtctga